DNA from Flavobacteriales bacterium:
TAACAAAGGTTTGTTGCGCTAGTGCAATTATTGTTGGAAGGTGTAATTTGAGAATATGCATCTGATAAGCCTAATAAAATTATTAAGATAGGTAAGAGATAATTAAATTTGACAACTGCACATTTCAACATGAGTCAAAAATAGCGTTTTTAGTTTTTGGTTTTAATAACTTGTTTATTGCTTTTAATCGTTTTGATTTGTCGGTGAGGTAAATGTTCCATTAGTATGGAAACAATTATAGATATTGAACGTTGTACTATTTATTAAGAAACAGAACTGCATAAAGAATGTATAGAGAAAAAAGCACAATAAAGTTAAGTGGGAAAAAGCCGGAATCAAGGTACTCTGTTGTGATGTTGGTGGATGATAATGAGGTTGATAATTTCATTAATCAAAAAATGATTGAGGGTTCAAATTTTGCTGATCATGTGTATATACATACAAGTAGTAGAAGCGCCCTGGAGTTCTTACATAACCTGGAACGATCGTCTGATGTTCCTGAATCAATGATTCCTGGTGTGATATTTTTGGATATTAACATGCCTATTATGGATGGCCTTCAATTTCTCGATGAATTTGAAAAATTAACAGATGAGTTTAGAAAAAACACGGAAGTAATTATGCTAACGTCTTCTGTTAATCCGAAGGATTTAGAAAAGGCACAATTTAATGATCGTGTGAAAACGTACCTAAATAAACCGCTCTCGAGTATTCACCTCGGCTGTATTTAACTATAATTCTTTAAAAAGAAACGAGAGGTCTAGTTTTACTAGTTCCTTGTTTGATAATATCGCTAAGTCTAATGTAGCTTAGGATTCTGGCTGGACCTTGATTTAACTGTTGGAATCTAGCACTGTACAGTTCTAATTGTTCTGTATCTGATTTACTACCTTTTTTAATTATTTGCTTCAATATCTTGGTGTACATATTGGCATTTTCATAATCGATTTTATTTTTCCCTTCTCTGATTTTTCTAGCAAGCGTTCTTAGTATATAAGTAGACTGCTCGTTCTTTCCACCCATCAAATAACATGTACTTAAAAGAAGCTTTATTTCAATTTCGGCATGGATGTAATTCTTAAGACTAATGTCATTGATCAATTGATTTAAAAATGTGATCGCTTCATTATACTTATTAGAATAATAGGCTGAAGTAGCCATGTAAATTATGAAATTTATGTAGTTCGGAATGTCAGATTTATCAGGCTCGTAATTGTCTTTTAAGTCAATGTTCTCCATATACAATTCCGATTCTTTATTTTCAATGACATACTTTTCTAATTTGGAAATCAAAAATTTAGATGTATAGCAAACGAAATTATAGAGTAGGAAGGAGGTTAGCTTGTTGTTGAGCTTTTTGAAGTATTCATTTTCTTTTTTATAAAGTTTAAAATGATGATAGTATTCAAACGCAAGAAAATAATAGGCAGTCTTTAAGTACTGATATGTTGTGTCTTTGGGATATGTTTGAATAGTATCTTTTATGTTATTCAGCATGTCTTCTAAAGGTGCATCTTCAATTTTTTCATCCTCCACAGGAACAAACAATCCGAACGAAATATCTACCATGTCATTGAATACCCTTAAATGGTGGGACTCGTATAGTCTACAAGCGTTGTGCGACTCTCTTTTTATAAGAACAAGCACATCTAAGATAGATGAGTCTTTTGTAGCGTTGTAGTCTCCTAAGTGTTTATGGAAGTCGGATAATAAGCTCTCAACTTTATCAAAGGCAACTGTATAGGCAATGTGCTTATTATAAAGCTGCGTGTAGTGATAGTATTTGGGAGTGTGAAGATTCATCTTCTTTAATGCATTATATACAGTAGCTAACTCATTTGGCATATCATATTCAAGAAGATCTTTTTCTAACTTCAATAAAATGGCAGAGGCTGTTGATTTTTGAAGTCCAAACATTAGACTCGGTATATTGGCAACCTTTCTAAGAAGATCAACTTTAGGGCCGTCTACTTTCTCAAGTAAAAAGTTCTGTACTTTATGGAATAATCTAGATTTTATTGTGTAATAAGCGTTTGCAGAGGCATCAAGCTCTTTAGCAACTTCAGTGTCTGTAAGGTAATCTTCTCTGTAAAAAACTAGAAGACGGTTGTATTTATCCGCTTTGTTTTCAAGAAGTTGATCTCCGAAACCTTCGAAATCTTCGACACTAAGTTGACTAATAATATTTCGAAGTTTAATCATTTATAAATTGGCCTAGTGATCTTTCTTTTATTTCGTTATTGAATTGAAATAATAAAAGCTCCAGTAAATCCACTTTGTATAAGTTCGTCTCTATATTTAGCTGCTGATTCTTTCTCTGTGAAACTGCCCAACGTATACTTTATTAAGCCAGTTGGGGTTACATGCGAATTTAAATTTTCAATAGAAAAAAGAAATTCTTGACTTGGCATTCTATCGAATGCTCCGACTTGAATAGTATACTTCTTTGTAGTACCAGTTTCTTCGGTTGAGAGATTTGCTTCACTAGTTTTGACTTCATTAGATTCTATAATCTCTACAGGGAGGGGCGGCTCTGTCGTCTTTTTCTGTTCTTCTTCTTCTATTGTTATCGAATTTGGAAGAGACATAGATAGTATGCTGTCTTGTGGTAAGTTTAAAAAAGTAAAGAGTAGGAACTTGTTTTTGGTGCCATTTGAAGAGTAGACATCCTTGTTAAGGATTTTTGTAGTAGAGTTGTCCTCTTGTTCGTTCTCGTTAGTGAGAAGGAAGTAAGCCGAAGAATCTGCCGATTCATTAATTTTCTTTAAGTATTCATTTTCCACTTTGCTTTT
Protein-coding regions in this window:
- a CDS encoding response regulator; translation: MLVDDNEVDNFINQKMIEGSNFADHVYIHTSSRSALEFLHNLERSSDVPESMIPGVIFLDINMPIMDGLQFLDEFEKLTDEFRKNTEVIMLTSSVNPKDLEKAQFNDRVKTYLNKPLSSIHLGCI